Proteins found in one Novipirellula caenicola genomic segment:
- a CDS encoding nucleotidyltransferase family protein: MKHAIILAAGGSTRLGHPKQLIRWGDGNLLTHVIQTIAAAGVEQIAVVVGAHQDAIIASVNTDEYPPVRWLRNEDWRDGQSTSLRLAIHELQSQWSEHDAILIALCDQPAIDTEHYAALIDTVISGDFASSATQYPSGAGVPACFSAAILRLLELHGDQGAKNWLRTQPPDKVHLLQCPAAACDIDSPQDEIHLRRRSLRSGQG; this comes from the coding sequence GTGAAGCATGCAATCATTCTTGCCGCAGGCGGCTCAACACGCTTGGGCCACCCGAAACAGCTCATCCGCTGGGGTGATGGTAACCTGCTAACGCATGTGATCCAAACAATCGCCGCGGCCGGAGTCGAGCAAATCGCCGTGGTCGTCGGTGCTCATCAAGATGCCATTATCGCCAGTGTGAACACGGATGAATATCCGCCGGTCCGCTGGCTGCGCAACGAAGATTGGCGCGACGGACAATCGACCAGCTTGCGTTTGGCGATTCACGAACTGCAGTCTCAATGGAGCGAACATGACGCGATTCTGATCGCGTTGTGCGACCAACCCGCGATTGACACCGAACACTACGCCGCCTTGATCGACACCGTCATAAGCGGCGACTTTGCCAGTTCCGCCACGCAGTATCCCTCGGGGGCTGGCGTGCCGGCATGCTTTAGCGCCGCCATCTTGCGTTTGCTGGAGCTTCACGGAGATCAAGGTGCCAAAAACTGGCTCCGCACTCAGCCACCGGACAAGGTGCATCTGCTGCAGTGCCCCGCCGCGGCTTGTGACATCGATTCGCCGCAAGATGAAATCCATTTGCGTCGGCGTTCCCTCCGTAGCGGACAAGGCTAA
- a CDS encoding XdhC family protein, giving the protein MNTRHLIQLARDAIAEGQSCVLCTVVRLDGSGYGRPGARLLLTESGQRCGFVSGGCLEKDLCRRVWSATQSGPRLLAFDTRGNSVTATRYNTGCEGVVYVLCQRVTADDTIAIDVLDCVEEDGLIARLLTVYRSNSAEHDVGDMWVEMADQRFVSRPGLTIDSECEREWLGSHRNRVLMYRDRNGNEVETAVEILRPPRELVVFGAGDDAIPLVRAAAQLGWRVTVIGKRAELAHRDRFANLVPDGRIDVRCNDPAKECERLSIHVRTDIVVMTHDFEGDVKLLPKLLDSQSRYIGLLGPKRRLAGLVQRLHEQGRVLSETEIDRIRSPIGLDIGAVSPEEISISIVAELIAIESERDGGILHRRNQPLHEPAELVRLATVTSP; this is encoded by the coding sequence TTGAATACACGTCATCTCATTCAACTTGCCCGTGATGCGATCGCGGAAGGGCAATCGTGCGTTCTATGCACCGTGGTTCGACTTGACGGCAGCGGGTATGGACGGCCCGGTGCGAGACTGCTGTTGACGGAATCGGGCCAGCGATGTGGATTTGTCAGCGGAGGATGCCTCGAGAAAGATCTCTGTCGACGCGTCTGGTCAGCGACCCAATCTGGGCCGCGATTACTCGCGTTTGACACCCGTGGCAATTCGGTCACTGCGACGCGCTACAACACTGGATGCGAGGGTGTCGTGTACGTGTTGTGCCAACGCGTGACAGCGGATGACACCATCGCCATCGACGTGCTTGATTGTGTTGAAGAAGACGGATTGATCGCAAGGCTGTTGACGGTTTACCGCAGCAATAGTGCCGAGCACGACGTGGGTGACATGTGGGTCGAAATGGCGGACCAACGTTTTGTTTCACGTCCTGGATTGACAATCGATAGCGAATGCGAGCGAGAATGGCTCGGATCGCACCGCAACCGAGTACTGATGTATCGAGATCGCAACGGCAACGAAGTCGAAACCGCCGTCGAAATCCTGCGTCCACCTCGTGAATTGGTGGTGTTTGGCGCCGGCGACGACGCCATTCCGTTGGTCCGCGCCGCGGCCCAGCTCGGTTGGCGAGTTACCGTGATCGGCAAACGTGCGGAACTCGCCCACCGAGACCGCTTTGCAAACCTTGTCCCCGATGGCCGGATCGACGTGCGTTGCAATGACCCCGCAAAGGAGTGCGAGCGATTAAGCATTCACGTGCGAACGGATATCGTCGTGATGACTCACGATTTCGAAGGCGATGTCAAACTGTTGCCAAAACTGCTTGATTCTCAAAGTCGATACATTGGTTTACTTGGCCCCAAACGTCGACTTGCGGGCTTGGTCCAACGGCTTCACGAACAAGGACGCGTACTCAGCGAAACCGAGATTGATCGCATCCGCAGCCCCATCGGTTTGGACATCGGTGCGGTCTCACCCGAAGAGATCTCGATCTCGATCGTGGCTGAATTGATCGCAATCGAAAGTGAACGTGACGGCGGCATTTTGCATCGTCGCAACCAACCGCTGCACGAACCGGCTGAACTCGTGCGACTCGCCACAGTGACGTCGCCGTGA
- a CDS encoding peptide chain release factor 3 — MSTLPTRPATADKSPSSIAEIETQRLRRRTFAIISHPDAGKTTLTEKLLLFGNSIEIAGAVRGRKSERTAKSDWMEMEQERGISVSSTALTFEFAGAQINLLDTPGHHDFSEDTYRTLMAADAAVMVIDLAKGIEAQTEKLFRVCALRKIPVLTFVNKVDRRGRSPLEIIDEIERKFSIEPVPQNWPLGSGEDFRGFIDLHDDSVHLFDEHRANRRISSKVVSWSDLETVEPAISSDLIDATGEEVELVRMAGASLEQSQFLSGAQTPVFFGSALTNFGIEHFLHGFLKLCPPPGSRNATEPPSPNFSGFIFKIQANLDPRHRDRVAFLRVCSGMFERDMEVTIARSMKKIRLARAFRIFGQDRQTIDEAYPGDIIGLVCPGEFRLGDTLCQNEIVHQEGLPQFSPEFFAVLDCTDTARRKQFDRGLKQLIEEGAIQVFHDAHTKRRENLLAAVGELQFDVVRYRLESEYNAPTSLSWRPYKLVRWFNATPEQKAKIRLPYSGKLALDQFGHDAVLLQSEWDVKALHRANPDIQFQEMRVATSH; from the coding sequence ATGAGCACTCTGCCCACCCGCCCCGCCACCGCCGACAAATCGCCTTCGTCGATTGCTGAAATTGAAACACAGCGTTTGCGGAGACGGACGTTTGCTATCATCTCGCACCCCGATGCGGGCAAGACGACATTGACCGAAAAGCTACTGCTGTTTGGCAACTCGATCGAGATCGCCGGCGCAGTTCGGGGACGGAAATCCGAGCGGACTGCAAAATCCGACTGGATGGAAATGGAGCAGGAGCGGGGAATCTCGGTAAGCTCGACCGCTTTGACGTTCGAGTTTGCCGGAGCCCAAATCAATCTGCTGGACACCCCCGGTCACCATGACTTTAGCGAAGACACCTATCGCACGCTGATGGCCGCCGATGCTGCCGTGATGGTGATCGACTTGGCCAAGGGGATCGAGGCTCAAACGGAAAAACTGTTCCGCGTTTGTGCGCTGCGAAAGATCCCCGTGTTGACGTTTGTTAACAAGGTCGACCGTCGCGGTCGTTCGCCTCTGGAAATCATCGACGAGATTGAACGAAAATTTTCGATCGAACCGGTGCCACAGAACTGGCCGCTGGGCAGCGGCGAAGACTTCCGCGGCTTCATCGACCTGCATGATGATTCGGTTCACCTGTTTGATGAACATCGTGCCAATCGTCGCATCTCGTCAAAAGTGGTCTCCTGGTCGGATTTGGAAACGGTTGAACCAGCGATCAGCTCGGATCTCATTGACGCCACCGGCGAAGAGGTGGAATTGGTGCGAATGGCCGGAGCCTCGCTAGAGCAGAGTCAATTTCTTAGCGGTGCGCAAACGCCGGTATTCTTTGGTAGTGCGTTGACCAATTTTGGGATCGAACACTTCTTGCATGGATTCCTCAAACTATGCCCACCGCCGGGATCTCGTAACGCGACCGAGCCTCCTTCGCCCAACTTCTCGGGATTCATTTTCAAGATCCAAGCGAACCTCGATCCACGGCATCGTGACCGCGTGGCGTTTTTGCGAGTTTGCAGTGGCATGTTCGAGCGCGACATGGAAGTGACAATCGCGAGATCGATGAAGAAGATTCGGCTGGCTCGCGCCTTTCGCATCTTCGGCCAAGACCGCCAAACGATCGACGAGGCTTACCCGGGAGACATCATTGGATTGGTTTGCCCCGGCGAATTCCGACTCGGCGACACGCTATGCCAAAATGAGATTGTCCACCAAGAGGGATTGCCCCAGTTCTCACCCGAGTTCTTTGCCGTGTTGGATTGCACCGATACCGCTCGGCGGAAACAATTCGACCGCGGGCTGAAACAGCTGATCGAAGAAGGGGCGATTCAAGTCTTTCATGACGCCCACACCAAACGTCGCGAAAACTTGTTGGCCGCCGTTGGTGAACTGCAGTTCGATGTCGTCCGCTATCGTCTGGAATCCGAGTACAACGCTCCCACGTCGCTGAGTTGGCGGCCGTACAAATTGGTCCGCTGGTTTAACGCCACGCCCGAGCAAAAAGCAAAAATCCGACTCCCCTACTCTGGCAAACTCGCACTGGACCAATTTGGTCATGACGCTGTATTGCTACAGTCCGAATGGGATGTCAAAGCACTGCATCGTGCCAATCCCGATATACAATTCCAGGAAATGCGTGTGGCAACGTCACACTGA
- a CDS encoding DUF1559 domain-containing protein, protein MPSILSFPPIPKPARRGFTLVELLVVIAIIGVLVGLLLPAVQSAREAARRMQCSNNLKQITLAMHNYESSHRKLPTNYTNGTSTAGNFSVFAQMAPFYEQGNMLDMIHFDRPLHVGCCPGQLVAPHDTAAATAIPTLTCPSEANDQTFYVTSLSGSGPTQAYAGTNYAMNTGTGVGTLYDTRLPTDGVSWINANVGFEAIIDGLSNTAAFSEHLLGQLEQSPSEPTIDSMRRRTMFDVTCAFISRTMPPSEPGMTGYVLPEDPNLMEAYTRASSLHRGWSGQRGAGWINGREYWTGYTHYHPPQSGIPDMQSCGWGVFGVRSNHPGGVHAARCDGSVGFVTESIHLDVWRALGTRNGHEVMVEL, encoded by the coding sequence ATGCCCTCGATCCTCTCATTTCCCCCCATACCCAAACCGGCCCGACGTGGATTCACCCTGGTCGAACTACTCGTCGTGATTGCCATCATCGGTGTTCTTGTCGGGCTGCTGTTGCCCGCCGTGCAATCGGCTCGCGAAGCCGCCCGGCGGATGCAGTGCAGCAACAACCTGAAACAAATCACGCTGGCGATGCACAACTACGAAAGCTCGCACCGCAAATTGCCGACCAACTACACGAACGGCACCAGCACGGCAGGCAACTTTTCGGTGTTCGCTCAGATGGCACCGTTTTACGAACAAGGCAACATGTTGGACATGATCCATTTCGATCGGCCGCTGCATGTCGGATGCTGCCCCGGCCAATTGGTCGCCCCTCACGATACCGCAGCGGCCACCGCAATCCCCACGCTGACGTGCCCAAGCGAAGCCAATGACCAAACGTTTTACGTGACCTCGCTGTCAGGAAGTGGCCCCACCCAAGCCTATGCCGGTACCAACTACGCGATGAACACCGGCACCGGCGTCGGCACGCTGTACGACACGCGGCTTCCCACCGACGGCGTATCGTGGATCAATGCCAACGTTGGTTTTGAAGCGATTATTGACGGATTGAGTAACACCGCGGCATTTTCCGAACATCTGCTTGGCCAGCTCGAACAGTCCCCCAGCGAGCCGACGATTGACTCGATGCGGCGACGCACGATGTTCGACGTGACCTGTGCCTTTATCAGCCGGACAATGCCACCGTCGGAACCAGGAATGACAGGCTACGTTTTGCCTGAGGATCCCAATTTGATGGAAGCCTACACGCGCGCCAGCAGTCTGCATCGCGGATGGTCCGGACAACGCGGCGCGGGCTGGATCAATGGCCGTGAGTACTGGACGGGTTACACGCACTATCACCCGCCGCAAAGTGGGATTCCGGATATGCAGAGCTGCGGTTGGGGCGTGTTTGGCGTTCGCAGCAACCACCCCGGTGGCGTTCATGCTGCTCGCTGCGACGGCAGCGTCGGCTTTGTTACCGAGAGCATCCACTTGGATGTTTGGCGTGCCCTGGGTACCCGCAACGGCCACGAAGTCATGGTGGAGCTTTAA
- a CDS encoding D-alanine--D-alanine ligase, protein MSSLRILVLVRDGHVPPLTLDGVGEKELDDWKAEFDVCDTLRHLGHEVLPIGVYDDLTPIREALKEFKPDITFMMLEEFHGVVTYDFAVISYLELMQQPYTGCNPRGLLLSKDKALSKKVLTYHRIPTPRFAVFPAGRTIHRPKKLSFPLFVKSAIEDASFGIAQASIVHNDEALVERVKFIHDKTNDDAMAEQYIEGRELYVGVIGNNRLQTFPPWEMLFTKMPDDIAKIATRQVKWNHKYQEKHGITTEEAKNLDDATKQKISRLCKRVYRALNMSGYARMDLRMTDKGEIFVIEANANPNIEYGEDFSESAETMGMTYEMLLQKILNLGLRYKAAWMTV, encoded by the coding sequence ATGAGCTCGCTACGGATCTTGGTGCTTGTTCGTGACGGTCACGTTCCGCCGCTGACGCTTGACGGCGTGGGCGAAAAAGAACTGGATGACTGGAAAGCCGAATTTGACGTCTGTGATACGCTGCGTCACCTTGGCCACGAGGTGCTTCCGATCGGAGTGTACGATGATCTGACGCCGATCCGCGAAGCGTTGAAAGAGTTCAAGCCCGACATCACCTTCATGATGCTGGAAGAATTCCACGGAGTCGTCACCTATGACTTTGCCGTGATCAGCTATCTGGAACTGATGCAGCAGCCCTATACCGGATGCAATCCACGCGGCTTGCTGCTCAGCAAGGACAAGGCGTTATCGAAAAAGGTGTTGACGTATCATCGCATTCCAACGCCTCGATTTGCCGTTTTTCCGGCGGGCCGCACAATTCATCGTCCTAAAAAGTTGTCGTTTCCACTGTTTGTGAAATCGGCGATCGAGGACGCCTCGTTTGGGATCGCCCAGGCTTCGATTGTCCATAACGACGAAGCGCTGGTGGAACGCGTCAAATTCATCCATGACAAGACGAACGACGATGCAATGGCCGAACAGTACATCGAAGGCCGTGAGCTGTACGTCGGCGTGATCGGCAACAACCGCTTGCAAACCTTTCCCCCCTGGGAAATGCTGTTCACCAAGATGCCTGATGACATCGCCAAAATCGCGACTCGGCAGGTCAAGTGGAATCATAAATACCAAGAGAAACATGGCATCACCACCGAGGAAGCCAAGAATCTTGACGACGCCACGAAACAGAAGATCTCTCGTCTGTGCAAACGAGTCTATCGAGCGCTAAACATGAGCGGCTACGCGCGAATGGATTTGCGAATGACCGACAAAGGCGAAATCTTTGTGATCGAAGCCAACGCGAACCCGAACATCGAATACGGCGAAGATTTCTCGGAATCCGCCGAGACGATGGGAATGACGTACGAGATGTTGCTGCAAAAAATCTTGAACCTAGGGCTGCGGTACAAGGCCGCGTGGATGACGGTTTGA
- a CDS encoding putative zinc-binding metallopeptidase — translation MPNLSKLSDKRLLDMRICDLKLSIRDTPLQKRIEQLNQELASRGLNFRPHCWLSDDWYSPDGIPGIAIPFYLAHPRLARLERKQLLEVEGGTHAWCMKILRHEAGHAIDTAFRIRRKARYRELFGSPAEPYPDYYQPTPSSRDYVLHLDMWYAQAHPLEDFAETFAVWLRPGSRWRTQYRNWPAIEKLEFVDEFMKSIRGKRPLVYNRKTIDPVSRLRKTLRTHYQRKREHYGVDYPSIYDADLRKLFSSDEEHRRNVTAAAFLSRIRNELRTIVAHWTGEYTYTIDQVIQEMIERCRELNLRLGGAIEQVKRDAMILVAVRTTNFLHEGRHRVAM, via the coding sequence ATGCCAAACCTATCCAAGCTAAGCGATAAACGGCTGCTGGATATGCGGATATGCGACTTGAAACTCTCGATTCGAGACACGCCTCTACAGAAACGAATTGAGCAGCTGAACCAAGAATTGGCGAGTCGGGGGTTAAATTTTCGGCCTCACTGCTGGCTCAGCGACGATTGGTATTCGCCCGACGGGATTCCCGGGATCGCCATTCCGTTCTATTTGGCCCACCCCCGATTGGCCCGGCTCGAACGAAAACAGCTGTTGGAAGTCGAAGGAGGCACGCACGCCTGGTGCATGAAAATACTGCGTCACGAGGCGGGGCACGCGATTGATACCGCGTTTCGCATCCGCCGAAAAGCACGTTATCGCGAACTTTTTGGCAGCCCCGCGGAACCCTACCCCGATTACTACCAACCGACGCCGTCGAGTCGCGATTACGTCCTGCACCTGGATATGTGGTACGCTCAGGCCCATCCGCTTGAGGATTTTGCCGAGACGTTCGCGGTTTGGTTGCGACCGGGCTCCCGCTGGCGGACACAATATCGCAACTGGCCCGCAATCGAAAAACTGGAATTTGTCGACGAGTTCATGAAGTCAATTCGTGGAAAACGACCGTTGGTGTACAACCGCAAAACGATCGATCCGGTCAGCCGGCTGCGAAAAACACTGCGCACCCATTATCAGCGAAAACGGGAACACTACGGCGTCGATTACCCAAGTATCTATGATGCGGACCTTCGCAAACTGTTTTCGTCGGACGAAGAACATCGACGCAATGTGACCGCCGCCGCGTTCCTGAGCCGAATTCGCAACGAACTCCGCACAATCGTGGCCCACTGGACCGGCGAATACACCTACACGATCGATCAAGTGATCCAAGAAATGATCGAACGATGTCGTGAATTGAATCTACGACTTGGCGGGGCCATCGAACAAGTCAAACGGGACGCCATGATCTTGGTCGCAGTGCGAACCACCAACTTTTTACACGAAGGACGGCATCGTGTTGCGATGTAG
- a CDS encoding GTPase yields MSSKKNSNEDKANSRKTLASDSTVCTQFTGSGRSAIAVIGVAGPDARCGVMQCFTAASSREMKPHEIRYGDWHGPKNRSGNPSATASIASESIVVILRHEALWEIHCHGGSAAIDRIMLDLNEVGITSVDHQDWPYPWFAATADSKPESRLVREATEVLTHCQTVRTAAVAMDQVRGAMHDWASRWLNVADRSAILRAADKSAGDDGTQDEGTPLDIDDLHREVQAILAYAAIGVRLTAPFRVVLSGRPNVGKSSLINAILGYDRSIATAMAGTTRDVLHAETVIDGLPIRLTDTAGIHDSGESIEREGISRAMREASAADLVLAIQTPDTPAIADPTSQVPRIDVLNKSDLLTTPPPETDWIQTIATTGEGIDRLLSEIANRLAGTFPPAKSPVPLNERQVRCLESLLDTSEPMRLAATLKELLDGPS; encoded by the coding sequence ATGTCTTCTAAAAAAAACAGCAACGAGGACAAGGCTAATTCGCGCAAGACGTTAGCGTCGGACTCGACCGTGTGCACGCAGTTTACGGGCAGCGGACGGTCAGCGATCGCGGTGATTGGGGTGGCGGGACCAGACGCACGCTGCGGCGTGATGCAGTGTTTCACGGCGGCATCGTCTCGTGAAATGAAACCTCATGAGATCCGTTATGGCGATTGGCATGGACCCAAAAACCGCAGCGGCAACCCGTCCGCTACGGCATCGATCGCCAGCGAATCGATCGTCGTGATCCTGCGTCACGAAGCGCTGTGGGAAATCCATTGTCACGGCGGTTCCGCCGCGATCGACCGCATCATGCTCGATCTGAATGAGGTCGGGATCACGTCGGTCGATCACCAGGATTGGCCGTACCCTTGGTTCGCGGCGACAGCGGACAGTAAGCCAGAATCGCGGTTGGTCCGTGAAGCGACGGAGGTGTTGACCCACTGCCAAACGGTGCGAACCGCCGCCGTGGCGATGGATCAAGTCCGTGGGGCGATGCACGATTGGGCGTCCCGATGGCTCAATGTCGCTGATCGCTCCGCGATCTTGCGGGCGGCTGACAAGTCGGCTGGCGATGATGGGACGCAAGACGAGGGGACGCCACTGGACATCGACGACCTGCATCGCGAGGTTCAAGCGATTTTGGCTTACGCGGCGATCGGGGTGCGGTTGACGGCTCCGTTTCGTGTCGTGCTGTCAGGCCGTCCGAACGTCGGGAAAAGCAGTCTGATCAACGCGATTTTGGGGTACGACCGCAGCATCGCGACCGCAATGGCTGGCACGACGCGTGACGTCTTGCACGCCGAGACCGTGATTGACGGGCTGCCGATTCGGCTGACCGATACCGCCGGGATCCACGACAGCGGCGAGTCGATCGAACGTGAAGGGATCAGCCGAGCGATGCGAGAAGCTAGCGCTGCGGATCTGGTGCTCGCCATCCAAACGCCTGACACCCCTGCGATTGCCGATCCGACATCGCAGGTGCCACGAATCGACGTGCTCAACAAAAGCGATTTGCTAACGACACCGCCGCCCGAGACCGATTGGATTCAAACCATTGCGACGACGGGCGAGGGGATCGATCGGTTGCTCAGCGAGATTGCCAATCGACTTGCTGGTACGTTTCCGCCTGCGAAATCTCCGGTCCCGCTGAACGAGCGTCAGGTGCGGTGCCTTGAGTCGCTGCTGGATACGTCCGAGCCAATGCGGTTAGCCGCCACGCTGAAAGAACTGCTCGACGGGCCATCGTAG
- a CDS encoding serine/threonine-protein kinase, translating into MNPQHPSCDLDEVAGDFSEDSGLSVKHTSGSDLPQWLTGHPRYRVLRKIGAGGMGDVYLAMHLVLNRTVALKVIRRNGRGQPQGERRFRREMQAIARLSHPNIVTAYDAEPMGEMTVLVMEYLEGETLSEYLGRAGGCSLSEANAMIKQVASALGHAHQRGLIHRDVKPQNIIRGTDGKVKVLDFGLSQMCSFGDDEDDLSDGTLCDSETYKDETDVHETSTLTSPGSCIGTPEFRSPEQTAGAAVDLRSDLYGLGAVYSYLLLGREASRMLRAAFATGHGDTAMDEMGVAKSAAIILRKTLATDPSERYCSAAEFIAALNQLHAPESMLTRRRIGGAAGLACTIGLLLVIVFLFNRGGEATHAAASSDFENASDAREPVIAWPGANVYVTDFSPDGRSILGAGDAGMRVWDIDSRKLIHEYRGHDGYVNAAAFSPDGKIILSGGWHDKTVVVWDSQTHQELLRLSGHSGGVTRVDASEDGRYLLSASDDHTLRVWDRSSGELVSVLRGHSRVCGGQFSSDSTQVLSFSHDGTARLWDAETGEATHEFVGHQGRLAGCEFGNVPGTVITWSYDKSLRVWDIESQRELSQRDLWPDSPEPPQAVQVFPQHNLILSNHGLPSLWITPLDRGTIGSRQLAKNTLRGFSIRSDGRLAAAGVYHGGVHLYELP; encoded by the coding sequence ATGAATCCTCAGCATCCCTCCTGTGACTTGGATGAAGTGGCTGGTGATTTCTCGGAGGACTCGGGGCTATCGGTGAAACATACCTCTGGGAGCGATCTGCCGCAGTGGTTGACCGGGCACCCACGCTATCGAGTGCTGCGAAAGATCGGTGCGGGCGGCATGGGGGACGTTTACTTGGCGATGCATCTGGTTTTGAATCGGACCGTCGCGCTGAAGGTGATCCGTCGCAATGGGCGCGGTCAACCTCAGGGCGAGCGACGCTTTCGGCGTGAGATGCAGGCGATAGCACGCTTGTCGCACCCCAACATTGTCACCGCCTATGACGCGGAGCCGATGGGGGAAATGACCGTGCTTGTGATGGAGTATCTCGAGGGAGAAACGTTATCCGAGTATCTTGGTCGAGCGGGCGGTTGTTCTCTGTCGGAAGCAAACGCCATGATAAAACAAGTGGCTTCTGCGTTGGGTCACGCACATCAACGAGGCTTGATTCATCGCGACGTCAAGCCGCAGAACATCATTCGGGGCACCGATGGGAAGGTGAAAGTCCTCGACTTTGGATTGTCTCAGATGTGTTCCTTCGGTGATGACGAAGACGACCTTTCCGATGGGACATTGTGCGATTCAGAGACTTACAAAGACGAAACAGACGTCCACGAAACGTCAACATTGACGAGTCCCGGTAGCTGTATCGGCACACCCGAGTTTCGCTCGCCCGAACAAACCGCGGGGGCTGCCGTCGACCTTCGTTCGGATCTCTATGGCTTGGGCGCCGTTTATTCGTACCTGTTGTTAGGACGAGAGGCGAGTCGGATGTTGCGAGCGGCGTTTGCGACCGGCCACGGCGATACCGCGATGGATGAAATGGGCGTGGCCAAGTCCGCCGCCATCATCCTGCGAAAAACGTTGGCCACCGATCCGAGTGAGCGTTATTGCTCGGCTGCGGAGTTCATTGCCGCATTGAATCAACTGCATGCTCCAGAATCCATGCTAACTCGGCGACGAATTGGTGGTGCCGCTGGACTGGCGTGCACGATCGGCCTTCTGTTGGTCATCGTGTTTTTGTTCAATCGCGGCGGTGAAGCCACGCACGCGGCGGCCTCTTCGGATTTCGAAAACGCATCCGATGCTCGAGAACCCGTGATCGCGTGGCCTGGCGCCAATGTATACGTCACCGATTTTTCCCCTGATGGTCGATCCATCTTAGGAGCCGGCGATGCGGGAATGCGGGTGTGGGATATTGATTCACGAAAACTCATTCACGAGTACCGTGGTCATGACGGCTATGTGAATGCGGCGGCATTCAGCCCAGATGGAAAGATCATTCTCTCAGGCGGTTGGCACGACAAAACCGTCGTTGTCTGGGATTCTCAGACGCACCAGGAATTGCTTCGTTTATCGGGCCACAGCGGAGGAGTCACGCGAGTGGATGCATCGGAGGACGGGCGTTATTTACTGTCGGCCAGCGATGACCATACGCTTCGCGTTTGGGACCGGAGTTCTGGTGAATTGGTCTCGGTACTGCGAGGGCATTCGCGAGTGTGCGGAGGTCAATTCAGCAGCGATAGCACACAGGTGTTGTCGTTCAGTCACGATGGCACGGCTCGGCTGTGGGATGCTGAAACGGGCGAGGCCACTCATGAATTTGTGGGGCATCAAGGCCGGCTTGCCGGTTGTGAATTCGGCAATGTACCTGGAACCGTGATCACATGGAGCTATGACAAGAGTCTGCGAGTTTGGGACATCGAAAGCCAGCGAGAGCTCTCGCAGCGCGATCTTTGGCCCGATTCGCCGGAACCGCCGCAAGCGGTTCAAGTTTTCCCGCAACACAACCTAATCTTGTCCAATCACGGGCTTCCGTCGTTATGGATCACCCCACTTGACCGCGGCACCATCGGTTCTCGCCAATTGGCGAAGAACACGCTGCGTGGTTTTTCGATTCGCAGCGACGGGCGATTGGCGGCCGCAGGCGTCTATCACGGCGGCGTCCATCTGTACGAATTACCGTAA
- a CDS encoding DUF4198 domain-containing protein, with amino-acid sequence MIRSLQSLSLIGLLVITSTASAHDVWVNTHTPIVRTGENVYVDLRLGNHGNHHRDFKLAGRITLDWVSLDHIAPGGQRTDIKGKMFATASAEKEGYWTTPLAVHEPGVHCVVESLDRVMNHGKSIRSIRTAKTYFLVSDSLDSATVDRHVHQKPLGLPLELVMQTCPFSETVAGSPITVQVLHQGEPLADAVVAFIPEGTELAGEFDSEYEFRSDSDGMVTFVPKTGNRHLIVAHYTAMDERSDDYEFTSYASTITIDVPNSHRVANHK; translated from the coding sequence ATGATTCGCTCACTACAAAGTTTGTCGTTGATCGGTTTGCTCGTGATCACCTCCACGGCGTCGGCGCACGACGTTTGGGTCAACACCCACACACCGATCGTGCGGACCGGTGAAAACGTTTACGTTGACCTTCGGCTTGGCAATCACGGCAACCACCACCGTGATTTTAAACTTGCCGGCCGAATTACCCTGGATTGGGTTTCACTTGACCACATCGCGCCCGGTGGGCAGCGAACCGACATCAAGGGTAAAATGTTTGCAACGGCATCGGCTGAAAAAGAAGGTTACTGGACCACCCCGTTGGCGGTTCACGAGCCAGGCGTTCACTGTGTCGTCGAGTCACTTGATCGCGTGATGAACCACGGCAAATCGATCCGCAGCATTCGCACCGCCAAGACCTATTTTCTCGTTTCCGACTCGCTCGACTCAGCGACAGTGGATCGCCATGTCCATCAAAAACCACTCGGATTGCCGCTTGAATTGGTTATGCAAACGTGTCCGTTTAGCGAAACCGTCGCCGGCAGCCCGATCACGGTTCAGGTACTGCACCAAGGCGAACCGCTCGCTGATGCGGTGGTCGCGTTCATCCCCGAGGGGACTGAATTGGCCGGCGAATTTGATTCCGAGTACGAATTTCGCAGCGACAGTGACGGCATGGTGACGTTTGTTCCCAAGACCGGCAATCGTCATTTGATCGTCGCCCACTACACCGCGATGGACGAGCGGAGCGACGACTATGAATTCACAAGCTATGCATCGACGATCACCATCGATGTTCCCAATTCACACCGCGTTGCCAATCACAAGTGA